One window of Caldisericum exile AZM16c01 genomic DNA carries:
- a CDS encoding S8 family serine peptidase, protein MKKLVSLLLVLVFVLALLPGYSFTKANDGSSIISVAKSHVIEYLDKKLQAKQHPKVEANFDVIDGVELPKDVIKAYNVKSGDDKVTVYVPGSKDPLITGKASLSDLKSEHASIESAISQSGANVSNKRELYVVANAIGFDVKVKDLLKLYKALGKDRVHFSNVYKVELNYSVPLIGATDVWSNYGADGSGLYLGVVDTGIDYTHPDFGGDGTNHGFPTSKVVAGYDFGDNDSDPMDLQGHGTHVAGIMAADGVVKGVAPKAKLVVAKIVKGGEGYATGIDIARAFDYMGDPDNLDNGPEGKHPKVTAVNMSFGSPYGFVDPFDIEHMAIERCIGTGVFVSLSAGNSYWAYANTFGTSYRYQYIPDWASVGSPSITPSAMSVAASYNSYSRYPALTRIAPTPEVNYAYTVGSGSPDPITTLGDNNGQGYEYVYCGYGGSSEFPPEVSGKIALIRRGNYTFLTKIQNAYNAGAIGVIIFNNTTGYLTMATDGQPSIPAVFISKADGEALLPYAVNGETGGGRVGFRSNTYADVPQLVDTMVSFSSWGPAPDLSFKPEITAPGGGIWSTVPVAQGSYANYSGTSMAAPHVASAAALVKQVHPNWQVSDIKTALMNTAKLITDPSTGVYYSPHLVGAGRVDVKSAVKTPVLVTHFSPKGEIPMPTELPYVALGEQTNYKNQPISFTLRLRNTTSTPATYTVNPGYVQTVDYVMRARVLPGATISASPSTVTVPANGVAFVTITIDATNCTQQTLYFYGYILDYYVNYVEGFIKFVPTDPTLPELHMPYMGVLGKWNQFTDENAWDFNPIIDPPADDPYNLIWWWYGESYFDTWPEFTDGSHWYFTGIDFYGNPDRNAIAVNTNSYYLEANFGLLRNAQNVTIEIRDNSNNLVKTIDSVDWMYKDPYYALDGWLWYFANPWTGQPFWWDGTDANGNSVPDGKYHLVIKATPQKMFNKANYDAPHIVDFPVSLDRVAPSTSWTTTTNPDGSVTVTWSALDSEPSSGIWGFDIEWTSGFAIVSPTQNSFTIPAGENTSEIYVIAIDNAWNMGFGSNPVLTINPTEATISVGQTVSATLSVSGGVAPYSYSVPTVSPKPNGKYGISGNTFNFTPSIDDQDKVFIFTIKVADSFGREDSKQFKVNVLKLPDTTPPTVTLPTINGINLDSPNTTLKLKDNSLTFTVSATDESGIARMVVKVNGIVVIDKNNLDPTIALPDGLNTVEVIVYDTVGNYTSKSFKVLVDTKPPTVILPDIPQTTSTNSLTLKGTLIDTVSGVRSLIINDIPVPVTLEGNFETTLTLSQGTNTITLTAEDNMGNKVTKTLTITYTQPQQTKRSHIVTLTINSPTITIDYTITKNIDTQGSKPIIQNGRTLIPIRTLIESLGGKVLWDAKEQKVTIELNGHSVILYIGKTYAYVDGNKRTLDVAPQIINGRTYIPLRFVSESLGMVVDYDSQSKTITIYYIP, encoded by the coding sequence ATGAAAAAATTAGTTTCGTTGTTGCTTGTTTTAGTGTTTGTGCTTGCACTTTTGCCTGGCTATTCATTTACAAAAGCAAATGATGGAAGCAGTATAATTTCTGTTGCCAAGTCTCATGTAATTGAGTACCTTGATAAAAAACTACAAGCAAAACAGCATCCAAAAGTTGAGGCAAATTTCGATGTTATTGATGGTGTTGAACTTCCAAAGGATGTTATAAAGGCTTACAATGTAAAGAGCGGAGACGATAAAGTAACAGTCTATGTCCCCGGTAGCAAAGATCCTTTAATTACAGGAAAGGCATCACTATCTGATTTAAAATCAGAACATGCTTCAATTGAATCGGCAATTTCGCAATCTGGTGCCAATGTATCAAATAAAAGAGAACTTTATGTGGTTGCAAACGCTATTGGGTTTGATGTCAAAGTAAAAGACCTTCTAAAACTCTACAAAGCGCTTGGGAAAGACAGAGTTCACTTCTCCAATGTTTATAAAGTTGAACTAAATTATAGTGTTCCATTAATTGGGGCAACTGATGTGTGGTCTAATTATGGTGCTGATGGAAGTGGCTTATATTTAGGAGTTGTTGATACGGGAATTGATTATACTCATCCAGATTTTGGCGGCGATGGTACAAACCATGGTTTTCCAACCTCAAAAGTAGTTGCAGGATACGATTTCGGTGACAATGATTCTGATCCAATGGATTTGCAGGGCCATGGCACACATGTTGCAGGTATTATGGCAGCAGATGGTGTTGTAAAAGGTGTTGCACCTAAGGCAAAACTTGTGGTTGCAAAGATTGTTAAAGGTGGTGAAGGTTATGCTACTGGTATTGATATAGCAAGAGCCTTTGATTATATGGGAGATCCAGATAACCTTGATAACGGCCCTGAAGGAAAACATCCAAAGGTTACAGCAGTTAACATGTCGTTCGGGAGCCCTTACGGATTTGTAGATCCTTTTGATATTGAACATATGGCAATAGAACGTTGTATAGGAACTGGTGTGTTTGTATCCCTTTCTGCGGGAAACTCATATTGGGCTTATGCAAATACGTTTGGTACATCATATAGGTATCAATATATTCCTGATTGGGCTTCGGTTGGTTCTCCTTCTATTACTCCATCTGCAATGTCAGTTGCAGCAAGTTATAATAGTTATTCAAGATATCCTGCACTCACAAGAATTGCTCCTACTCCTGAAGTAAACTATGCATATACCGTAGGATCTGGTTCACCCGATCCAATTACAACACTTGGGGATAATAATGGACAGGGATACGAGTATGTTTACTGTGGATATGGTGGTTCCTCTGAGTTTCCACCAGAAGTTTCTGGAAAAATCGCATTAATTAGGAGGGGAAATTATACCTTCTTAACTAAAATTCAAAATGCTTATAATGCCGGTGCAATTGGAGTAATTATTTTCAATAATACAACTGGTTATCTTACAATGGCAACAGATGGTCAACCATCAATTCCTGCAGTATTCATTAGTAAGGCTGATGGTGAAGCTTTACTTCCTTACGCAGTAAACGGTGAGACGGGTGGCGGTAGGGTAGGATTTAGGTCAAATACCTATGCAGATGTTCCACAACTTGTAGATACTATGGTTAGTTTCTCCTCATGGGGACCTGCTCCTGATTTGTCTTTCAAGCCTGAAATAACTGCACCTGGTGGTGGCATTTGGTCAACAGTTCCTGTTGCTCAGGGGAGTTATGCAAATTATTCAGGCACATCAATGGCTGCACCTCATGTTGCTTCTGCAGCAGCACTTGTAAAGCAGGTTCATCCTAATTGGCAAGTTTCAGATATTAAAACTGCTTTAATGAACACAGCAAAATTGATAACAGATCCTTCAACGGGCGTTTACTATTCACCTCACCTTGTTGGCGCAGGAAGGGTAGATGTAAAGTCTGCTGTGAAAACTCCGGTTCTTGTAACGCATTTTAGCCCTAAAGGTGAAATACCAATGCCAACGGAACTTCCCTATGTTGCATTAGGAGAACAAACAAATTACAAAAATCAACCAATTTCCTTTACCTTAAGATTGAGAAATACAACATCTACACCTGCTACATATACAGTTAATCCAGGTTATGTCCAGACAGTTGATTATGTAATGAGAGCAAGAGTATTACCTGGTGCAACAATTTCCGCAAGTCCTTCAACAGTTACGGTTCCTGCAAATGGTGTTGCATTTGTTACGATAACAATTGATGCAACAAATTGCACGCAGCAAACCCTTTACTTTTACGGTTATATACTTGACTACTATGTGAATTATGTTGAGGGATTCATAAAATTTGTGCCAACAGATCCAACTCTTCCTGAGCTCCATATGCCTTATATGGGTGTGCTTGGTAAGTGGAATCAGTTTACAGATGAAAACGCTTGGGACTTTAATCCAATAATTGACCCACCCGCAGATGATCCATATAACCTTATTTGGTGGTGGTATGGCGAGAGTTATTTTGATACATGGCCTGAATTTACAGATGGTAGCCATTGGTATTTTACAGGTATTGATTTTTATGGAAATCCTGACAGAAATGCAATAGCAGTTAATACTAATTCTTATTATCTTGAAGCAAACTTTGGTTTGCTTAGAAATGCTCAAAATGTGACAATTGAGATAAGAGATAATTCTAACAATCTTGTAAAGACAATTGATTCTGTTGATTGGATGTATAAAGACCCTTATTATGCGCTTGATGGGTGGTTATGGTACTTTGCCAATCCATGGACTGGGCAACCTTTCTGGTGGGATGGAACAGATGCAAATGGAAATTCTGTGCCTGACGGAAAATACCACCTTGTAATAAAAGCTACACCACAAAAGATGTTTAATAAGGCAAATTATGATGCACCACATATAGTTGACTTCCCCGTTTCACTTGATAGAGTTGCACCATCAACAAGTTGGACTACAACAACAAATCCAGATGGATCTGTTACTGTTACATGGAGTGCATTAGACTCAGAGCCTTCTTCAGGCATTTGGGGATTTGATATTGAGTGGACAAGTGGTTTTGCTATTGTCTCACCTACACAGAACTCCTTTACTATTCCTGCAGGTGAAAATACAAGTGAAATTTATGTTATCGCAATTGACAATGCTTGGAATATGGGCTTTGGAAGTAACCCTGTTCTTACAATAAATCCAACTGAAGCAACTATAAGTGTAGGTCAAACTGTTTCCGCAACGCTTAGTGTATCGGGAGGAGTTGCGCCTTACAGCTATTCTGTTCCGACTGTATCGCCAAAACCAAACGGCAAGTATGGAATTTCAGGAAATACATTTAATTTCACACCATCCATTGATGATCAAGATAAAGTATTTATCTTTACAATAAAGGTTGCAGATTCATTTGGAAGGGAAGATTCAAAACAATTTAAAGTTAATGTTCTTAAGCTCCCTGACACCACTCCACCTACAGTAACTCTTCCAACCATAAATGGTATTAACCTTGATTCACCTAATACAACACTTAAACTCAAAGATAATTCACTAACATTCACAGTCTCTGCAACTGATGAATCAGGTATAGCACGAATGGTTGTAAAAGTAAATGGCATTGTAGTAATTGATAAAAACAACCTTGATCCAACAATAGCCCTTCCTGATGGACTAAATACTGTTGAAGTAATAGTCTATGATACAGTAGGAAACTATACCTCCAAATCCTTCAAAGTGCTCGTTGATACAAAACCACCAACAGTTATCCTTCCAGATATTCCACAAACAACATCAACCAATTCTCTAACTCTTAAAGGCACATTGATAGATACTGTTTCAGGTGTAAGGTCCCTTATCATAAATGATATTCCTGTTCCTGTAACCCTTGAAGGAAACTTTGAAACAACTCTTACACTTTCTCAAGGCACAAACACCATAACATTAACCGCAGAAGATAATATGGGCAACAAGGTTACCAAAACCCTTACAATAACCTATACTCAACCTCAACAAACAAAGAGATCCCATATCGTAACCCTTACCATAAACTCCCCAACCATTACCATTGACTACACCATCACCAAAAACATCGATACCCAAGGAAGTAAACCCATCATCCAAAACGGTAGAACCCTTATCCCCATAAGAACTCTCATTGAATCTCTTGGTGGCAAAGTCCTGTGGGATGCAAAAGAACAGAAAGTAACCATAGAACTAAACGGCCACTCAGTAATCCTCTATATTGGCAAAACCTATGCCTATGTTGATGGAAACAAGAGAACCCTTGATGTTGCTCCTCAAATCATAAACGGTAGAACCTACATCCCCTTGAGATTTGTCTCTGAATCCCTTGGCATGGTTGTAGACTACGACTCTCAATCAAAGACCATAACAATCTACTACATACCATAA
- a CDS encoding Ig-like domain-containing protein codes for MRNKAFAVMVAIAMVVSLIAPLGNVVKGAASLSCSFPFYYAPYDGTQNSGTPVAYYLTITGANPNANYYLNAYYYYGTNPSGSYIWNASTSQWVPTTSSSPSSTSGHPVITTDSSGNWSGWVFVKSRIDKDYGTLPNIRFRAYLTSNTTTQITGTYNSVHMMNMRISGFTPPSWVDTDGGWIEGIAYQIDGTTPASNCPVVVKNSSGTIIGIYMTEDNGVNEGYSSTPGYFKVAAPVGTGYTVEVWDPSTNTKIGNATTDVFVKAGQTTSNVTINGTQTSYPPSVFSTTPSDGATNVPLNTTVKAVFTKAMDSSTINVNTIILKDSSGNPVSGSVSFESSTNTVTFSPSSYLNITTTYTFTILGGSNGVKDSLGNPMPSDYSISFTTQSAGPKVLSTNPVDGATGVAVDTTISATFDKDIDTSTLTTSSFTLKDSSNNSVSGTVSYDSSSKTATFTPSSNLSSNTTYTATLSGSIKDTSGNLMGADYSWSFTTVELPITIAEARAKPLGTTVYIRGNVTVVPGTFNRGFAIQDSTGGIYIYPSTQPTGISLGDVVEVKGTLYNYNNLLELSPVSYINRIGPGTCPDPITLALDQVGESYEGFLVKVTGTVKSKSGTTNITIVLTDGTNDRQVYVYSSTGINTSNILVGDSITVTGFLGQYSSNYQIQPRYQSDILLNKPQIVSTNPVNNATGVSMNSTISVTFDRALDPTSIDNSSIIVKDSSGNQIGGSVSYDNNTFTITFTPSGSLPYDIGITVTVSKNIKDTNGYTMGTDYTFQFATVTFQSPSPTTPFTTSQDTSLKIFAVMYNSLEQGINEKGEAVCLMNTGSATVDISNYTITDFEGTIQFPQDTYIAPDTRIWVAREATEFYNEFGFKPNFEYGKDTDSTVPNLTDVNGTFPIFDNNGDECAMFDSSNSIVDIVVWGNSDYANTGWIGSKITPYIFASYISPEGDIAYRKLDETTGKPIPDTNTASDWSWDPNEPIGGCKIMYPGWDTWDLFPTTVKHSGVVTTTFALSPDNAFYALRDAIRSAQSSIKIELYTITSLELMQEILNRMDAGVQVKVLMDGQVYGATGGTYDQVRWFVTQVVNKGGTAYFLRNPSNSPYPHDRYNNVHIKTIIIDDSKVFISADNLTRSSMPCDDLSDGTAGNRGATILTNDPVIVQGVLKIFNHDFNIGYYDVSPYNPLTDAPPSGYTPPAMDNPSGYYPVQPQPLTVTEYEELELIQSPDTSIKATEGIIGLINRAGAGDIVIDENQYEYLYWGPSSSYINPRLQALINAANRGAQVYILLDSVNSASTNTPTKNYLDSLNNPNIHVLLGNPTSGNGSYPIHNKMFLARIGGKGYVNISSINGSENSSRANRELGIIIQSNAGFEYFYKAFAYDWAVSGGTPLSSNPGTLYFVVSSVNNSSFGSITPLGSISIPYGGSQSFTIKANPGYFIYKVLVDGSPINITNSFKMTYTFTNITSNHTISVEFMKLPDTTPPTVTLPTINGINLDSPNTTLKLKDNSLTFTVSATDESGIARMVVKVNGIVVIDKNNLDPTIALPDGLNTVEVIVYDTVGNYTSKSFKVLVDTKPPTVILPDIPQTTSTNSLTLKGTLIDTVSGVRSLIINDIPVPVTLEGNFETTLTLSQGTNTITLTAEDNMGNKVTKTLTITYTQPQQTKRSHIVTLTINSPTITIDYTITKNIDTQGSKPIIQNGRTLIPIRTLIESLGGKVLWDAKEQKVTIELNGHSVILYIGKTYAYVDGNKRTLDVAPQIINGRTYIPLRFVSESLGMVVDYDSQSKTITIYYIP; via the coding sequence ATGAGAAATAAAGCCTTTGCTGTAATGGTTGCGATTGCAATGGTTGTCTCTCTCATTGCACCGCTTGGAAATGTAGTAAAGGGAGCTGCGTCCTTATCTTGTTCTTTTCCATTTTATTATGCACCTTACGATGGGACGCAGAATTCTGGAACACCTGTTGCTTATTACTTAACGATTACCGGAGCAAACCCTAATGCAAACTACTATTTAAATGCCTACTATTACTATGGCACTAATCCTTCTGGTAGCTACATTTGGAATGCTTCAACATCTCAGTGGGTTCCGACAACTTCAAGTTCTCCAAGTTCAACATCAGGACATCCTGTTATAACAACAGATAGTTCTGGCAATTGGTCTGGCTGGGTATTTGTAAAATCAAGGATTGATAAGGATTACGGCACTTTACCTAACATAAGATTTAGAGCCTATCTTACAAGTAATACAACTACTCAGATAACGGGAACTTACAATTCTGTTCATATGATGAATATGCGTATTTCAGGGTTTACTCCTCCATCCTGGGTAGATACAGATGGCGGTTGGATTGAAGGAATTGCTTACCAAATTGACGGAACTACACCTGCCTCAAACTGCCCAGTGGTAGTGAAGAACTCTTCCGGCACTATCATTGGCATTTATATGACTGAGGATAATGGTGTTAATGAAGGCTATTCTTCAACTCCTGGCTATTTCAAAGTTGCAGCACCTGTTGGTACAGGATACACTGTTGAGGTGTGGGATCCTTCAACAAATACTAAAATTGGAAACGCAACAACAGATGTCTTTGTAAAAGCAGGACAAACCACCTCGAATGTCACTATAAATGGAACTCAAACAAGTTATCCTCCATCTGTATTTTCTACGACACCTTCAGATGGAGCAACAAATGTTCCATTAAATACCACCGTGAAAGCAGTCTTTACGAAAGCAATGGATTCTTCTACCATAAATGTAAATACGATTATTCTTAAAGACTCCTCAGGTAATCCAGTTTCTGGAAGTGTAAGTTTTGAATCATCTACTAATACAGTTACATTTTCTCCTTCTTCTTATCTAAATATAACAACAACTTATACATTTACAATTTTAGGTGGAAGTAATGGTGTGAAGGATTCCTTAGGAAATCCAATGCCTTCGGATTACTCCATCTCATTTACTACCCAAAGTGCAGGCCCTAAGGTTCTCTCAACTAACCCTGTTGACGGTGCAACAGGTGTAGCAGTTGATACAACTATTTCTGCAACTTTTGATAAAGACATTGATACCTCAACACTTACAACCTCATCATTTACATTAAAAGACTCTTCAAACAATTCTGTTTCTGGGACAGTTTCTTATGATTCTTCTTCCAAAACTGCAACATTTACACCTTCGTCTAATCTTTCTTCAAACACAACATATACTGCAACACTTTCAGGCTCTATAAAGGATACAAGCGGCAATCTTATGGGTGCTGATTACTCATGGTCATTTACAACTGTTGAACTTCCAATAACGATTGCTGAAGCAAGAGCAAAGCCCTTAGGTACAACCGTATACATAAGAGGTAATGTAACTGTTGTTCCAGGAACATTTAACAGAGGTTTTGCAATCCAAGATTCAACTGGTGGTATATATATTTATCCTTCAACTCAGCCAACAGGTATATCTCTTGGCGATGTAGTTGAAGTAAAAGGAACACTTTACAATTACAATAACCTGCTTGAACTTTCTCCTGTAAGCTATATTAACCGAATTGGTCCAGGCACTTGCCCTGATCCAATTACTCTTGCACTTGATCAAGTTGGTGAATCATACGAAGGGTTCCTTGTTAAGGTAACTGGCACGGTAAAGTCAAAGAGCGGCACAACAAATATAACTATTGTTTTAACTGATGGAACAAACGACAGGCAAGTTTACGTATATTCTTCAACCGGTATTAATACCTCAAATATACTTGTTGGAGATAGTATAACCGTTACAGGTTTCCTTGGGCAGTATAGTTCTAATTACCAGATTCAACCAAGATATCAAAGCGATATCCTGCTTAACAAGCCTCAAATTGTCTCAACAAACCCTGTAAATAACGCAACTGGAGTTTCAATGAATTCTACGATTAGTGTAACATTTGATAGAGCACTTGATCCTACAAGCATTGATAACTCAAGCATCATCGTGAAAGATTCTTCCGGAAATCAAATTGGCGGTAGTGTTTCATATGATAATAATACTTTCACGATCACTTTTACTCCAAGTGGGAGTCTTCCATATGATATTGGAATTACAGTAACCGTTTCTAAAAACATTAAAGATACCAATGGTTATACAATGGGCACTGATTATACATTCCAGTTTGCAACAGTAACGTTCCAATCTCCGTCTCCTACAACACCGTTTACAACATCACAAGATACTTCATTAAAGATTTTTGCAGTTATGTATAATTCGCTTGAACAAGGCATAAATGAGAAAGGTGAAGCAGTTTGCCTTATGAATACAGGTTCTGCAACTGTGGATATTTCTAACTATACGATTACAGATTTCGAAGGCACAATACAATTCCCACAGGACACTTATATCGCACCGGATACAAGAATTTGGGTTGCAAGAGAAGCAACTGAATTTTACAATGAATTTGGATTTAAGCCGAATTTTGAATACGGCAAAGATACAGACTCTACGGTTCCAAATCTAACCGATGTTAATGGCACGTTCCCTATTTTCGATAACAACGGTGATGAGTGTGCAATGTTTGATAGTTCAAACAGTATTGTGGACATAGTAGTATGGGGAAATTCTGACTATGCTAACACTGGCTGGATTGGATCAAAGATTACTCCTTATATCTTTGCTTCATACATCTCACCTGAAGGCGATATTGCCTATAGAAAACTCGATGAGACAACAGGAAAGCCAATTCCTGATACAAATACCGCATCAGACTGGTCTTGGGATCCAAACGAGCCAATCGGTGGTTGCAAGATAATGTACCCAGGCTGGGATACATGGGATCTTTTCCCTACAACTGTGAAACATTCAGGCGTTGTAACAACAACATTTGCCCTTTCTCCAGACAATGCTTTCTATGCTTTAAGAGATGCTATAAGGTCTGCTCAATCATCTATTAAGATTGAACTTTATACTATAACAAGTCTTGAACTTATGCAGGAAATTCTTAACAGAATGGATGCAGGAGTGCAGGTTAAGGTGCTTATGGACGGTCAAGTATACGGTGCAACTGGTGGGACATACGATCAAGTAAGATGGTTTGTAACACAAGTCGTAAATAAAGGCGGAACTGCATACTTCCTGAGAAACCCATCCAACTCACCATATCCACACGATAGATACAATAACGTCCATATTAAGACAATAATTATTGATGATAGCAAAGTATTTATCTCTGCAGATAACCTCACAAGAAGTTCAATGCCTTGTGATGACCTTTCTGATGGCACAGCAGGAAATAGAGGTGCAACAATACTTACAAATGATCCAGTCATTGTTCAGGGAGTTTTGAAAATCTTTAATCATGATTTTAATATTGGCTATTATGATGTATCACCATATAATCCTCTAACAGATGCGCCTCCTTCTGGATACACTCCGCCTGCAATGGATAATCCATCTGGTTACTATCCTGTGCAACCGCAACCTCTTACCGTAACGGAGTATGAGGAACTTGAACTTATTCAATCGCCTGATACCTCAATTAAAGCAACAGAAGGAATTATAGGTTTGATTAATAGGGCAGGAGCAGGAGATATTGTTATTGATGAAAATCAATATGAATATTTATACTGGGGGCCATCCAGTAGTTACATCAACCCAAGACTTCAAGCACTCATTAATGCTGCAAACCGTGGTGCGCAGGTATATATCCTGCTTGATAGCGTAAATAGTGCTTCAACAAATACACCAACCAAGAATTACTTGGATAGTCTTAATAATCCTAACATACATGTGCTTCTCGGAAATCCAACCTCTGGTAATGGCTCTTATCCAATACATAACAAGATGTTCCTTGCTCGTATCGGTGGTAAAGGTTATGTAAATATTTCCTCAATTAACGGCTCAGAAAACTCTTCTCGTGCAAACCGTGAACTTGGTATCATCATCCAATCAAATGCAGGTTTTGAATACTTCTACAAAGCATTTGCCTACGACTGGGCAGTCTCCGGCGGAACTCCACTTAGTAGCAATCCAGGAACTTTGTATTTTGTGGTTTCTTCTGTTAACAACTCTTCCTTCGGCTCCATAACTCCTTTGGGATCTATTTCCATTCCTTACGGTGGCAGTCAATCTTTCACCATTAAAGCAAATCCTGGATACTTTATCTACAAAGTTTTAGTCGATGGATCTCCAATTAACATAACAAATTCTTTTAAGATGACATATACATTTACTAATATTACCTCTAACCATACGATTTCTGTTGAGTTTATGAAGCTCCCTGACACCACTCCACCTACAGTAACTCTTCCAACCATAAATGGTATTAACCTTGATTCACCTAATACAACACTTAAACTCAAAGATAATTCACTAACATTCACAGTCTCTGCAACTGATGAATCAGGTATAGCACGAATGGTTGTAAAAGTAAATGGCATTGTAGTAATTGATAAAAACAACCTTGATCCAACAATAGCCCTTCCTGATGGACTAAATACTGTTGAAGTAATAGTCTATGATACAGTAGGAAACTATACCTCCAAATCCTTCAAAGTGCTCGTTGATACAAAACCACCAACAGTTATCCTTCCAGATATTCCACAAACAACATCAACCAATTCTCTAACTCTTAAAGGCACATTGATAGATACTGTTTCAGGTGTAAGGTCCCTTATCATAAATGATATTCCTGTTCCTGTAACCCTTGAAGGAAACTTTGAAACAACTCTTACACTTTCTCAAGGCACAAACACCATAACATTAACCGCAGAAGATAATATGGGCAACAAGGTTACCAAAACCCTTACAATAACCTATACTCAACCTCAACAAACAAAGAGATCCCATATCGTAACCCTTACCATAAACTCCCCAACCATTACCATTGACTACACCATCACCAAAAACATCGATACCCAAGGAAGTAAACCCATCATCCAAAACGGTAGAACCCTTATCCCCATAAGAACTCTCATTGAATCTCTTGGTGGCAAAGTCCTGTGGGATGCAAAAGAACAGAAAGTAACCATAGAACTAAACGGCCACTCAGTAATCCTCTATATTGGCAAAACCTATGCCTATGTTGATGGAAACAAGAGAACCCTTGATGTTGCTCCTCAAATCATAAACGGTAGAACCTACATCCCCTTGAGATTTGTCTCTGAATCCCTTGGCATGGTTGTAGACTACGACTCTCAATCAAAGACCATAACAATCTACTACATACCATAA